The following is a genomic window from Dehalogenimonas sp. 4OHTPN.
AGAAGCTTGCGCATGGTGATACCGGCCGGCGACTCCTCTAGCTAAACATCCCAGCGGATTATAAGGCGATGTGTTCCGCGGTTCAATCAACCGGGCGTGGAGAGCGGCGCTCCCCTGGAGTATAATGCGCCCGTGACTCAACCGCGGATTTCTTACAGCGGCGAAACATTCGACAGCCTGGTCATGTCGCAGCAAACGCTGCGGGGCAGGCAATACGAAGGCTGTGAATTCCGGAAGTGCAGCTTCATCGAGGTCAGGCTGGACGGCTGCAAATTCATTGACTGCCGCTTCATTGAATGCCGGCTGATTGCCGTCAAACCCCCGAATTCACGGTTTACCGGGGTCAAGTTCGTCAATTCCCAGGTGGTGGGCATGGACTGGACGCTGGCCGAGGCCATCGAGGAACTGGAATTCATCGGCTGCAAAATCAATTACTCCAATTTCAAGCTGCTGGCGGTTCCCGGTATCCGCATAGAGAAGTGCGAGGCTAAAGAAGCCGCGTTTATCGAAGCGGACTTAAGCAGCGGCGTATTCACCGGCACCGACTTTGAAAACAGCCGTTTTTTCAAGACCAATTTGGCCGGCGCGGACTTCCGGGGCGCCAAAAACTATGCCATCAGCGCCTACCACAACAACCTTAAAGGCGCCAAGTTTTCCCTGCCGGAGGCGATGAATCTGCTGTACGGGCTGGAGATAACAGTCGAGTAGCGCTCGGCTGCGATGACGGCACTCATCCGATTGACTCCGCCCCACTCCGGTGTTAATATGCCTTTGAATGACGCTTCAACGAATAACTCATGGCTGATGCCGCTGCCCTGGAAGCCCTGGCCCGCGAAATCGCCGGCTGCAAGCGCTGTGCCCTGGCCGCCGGCCGCACCTATGCCGTGCCCGGCGAAGGCAACCCCAATGCCGAGATCATGTTCATCGGCGAAGGACCGGGTTTCAACGAAGACCAGACTGGCAAACCGTTCTGCGGCGCGGCGGGCCAGTTTCTGACCCAGCTTATAGAATCCATCGGCCTGAAGCGGCCGGACGTTTATATCACCAATATCGTCAAATCACGGCCGCCGGGCAACCGCGACCCGCTGCCGGAAGAGATCCTGGCCTGCAAGCCATGGCTGGACCGGCAGCTTGAGATTATCAAGCCCAAAGTGATCGTCACCCTCGGCCGGTTCTCCATGGGACGCTTTTTCCCTGGGGCCACCATTTCCAGGATCCACGGCCAGGCTGAAAAATGCGGAGACTACACCTGCTTTGCCATGTACCACCCGGCGGCGGCGCTCCACCAGGGATCGCTGCGCTCGGTCATCGAAGCGGACATGCTCAAACTGCCGAAAATACTCGAGGATATAAGAAAAAGTGAACGACCAGCAGCCCCAGCCGCCCAGATCCAGCCGGCGCCGGCGGAAACCCACAGCCAGCTCAAGCTCTTCGGCTTCTAACGCCCAGTGCCGCGCCCCGCAGGCCGCCCAGCCGCCGCGCCGCGGGCCGGGTTCCAAGATCAGGATTATTCCGCTTGGCGGCCTGGGGGAAATCGGTAAGAACATGATGGTCATCGAGTACGCCGATGACATCATCGTCATCGACTGCGGATTGATGTTCCCGGAAGAGGACATGCCGGGCATCGACCTGGTCATCCCTGACGTCACCTACCTCGTCGAGCGCAAGGACAAGGTCCGCGGCATCATCATTACCCACGGCCATGAAGACCATATCGGCGCCCTGGCATATGTCCTGCCCCAGCTCGACGTGCCCATTTACTG
Proteins encoded in this region:
- a CDS encoding uracil-DNA glycosylase, with the translated sequence MADAAALEALAREIAGCKRCALAAGRTYAVPGEGNPNAEIMFIGEGPGFNEDQTGKPFCGAAGQFLTQLIESIGLKRPDVYITNIVKSRPPGNRDPLPEEILACKPWLDRQLEIIKPKVIVTLGRFSMGRFFPGATISRIHGQAEKCGDYTCFAMYHPAAALHQGSLRSVIEADMLKLPKILEDIRKSERPAAPAAQIQPAPAETHSQLKLFGF
- a CDS encoding pentapeptide repeat-containing protein; translated protein: MTQPRISYSGETFDSLVMSQQTLRGRQYEGCEFRKCSFIEVRLDGCKFIDCRFIECRLIAVKPPNSRFTGVKFVNSQVVGMDWTLAEAIEELEFIGCKINYSNFKLLAVPGIRIEKCEAKEAAFIEADLSSGVFTGTDFENSRFFKTNLAGADFRGAKNYAISAYHNNLKGAKFSLPEAMNLLYGLEITVE